ATTCCGATTTTCTGCGTCAAGTCATTGTTAGTTGTCTGTGGTAGGCAACCCAAAACCGTACACAGGAGTGCGGCTTACGTTTTCAGCGTCTGGAGTTTCGCGAACACCGATcaagtcctcgtccttccATTCGAAGATGACCAAGCTCACGATAGGATCCTGGTCGGCTGGAGCTTCCTTCGGGAGGAACATGACATTGATATAAGGGTCAACGGGGCCGCCCCAAGCGCTGCGACTGTACATGCCTGGTTCCAATTCCAAACTAGCATCAGCATAATGTCGCAAAGAAAACCAGCCATTGATTTGAATAGAACAACCCACCTGAGCATCTCTGTCTGTTCTCATCGGTTTGATCCTACGAGGACGGGGTTAATTCAGTTCTTCCGTCCCAAGCGGTAGGCTGTTGCCGATGGTTTCGGAACGGGAAACCAACCATCTTGACTTCCAGGGCACCAGCTGTCCAAAGGGACATGCCCAGGACAGAGGCACAGAGCCCGGCCTTCATCTTGATGATAGGTATGGTAGAGGAGGCGAGGAGGCAAGGCCGACGGATATACTTCTAAGGCTGGTGGTCCAATGGACGAAGTAGACGTTTCGTAGTCGCGGCGCAGGATGTCAGGGCTGAGGAGGTCGCTTTCTACGGCGATGTTACAGAGACGATGGTCGCATGGAGCATTCCGGAATCAAAGGAGGCTATGTGACAGGAGCCGTTAGTAGATTGGTACCAGCGGATCGTGGAATCGGTATTGGAGTCCGGCCAGGTCGGATACGTTGCACGGAGACGGTGTCGACGGGAGCTTGCGATCCCATCTGTGCCAGGCTGGCAGGCCGCAGACCTTTTGGGGGCGAAACTGGCAATGTGAGGGAGGGACGTGCCAAGCTCCCGGGCACGTATGCTTGCTGCAACTTAGGTAGAGGCTGGTGAGATTTCATTGGCTGTCGTAGCTAAGCCCACCTGGCTGGCCGAAGTACATAGTACCCGTGTAGGTCCTCTGGATGGGCCGCTAGCAAACGCAGGGTATTGGATTATTACCTACCTAGCGGAGTGATTCAGCGCTGACGTCCCCCCTTGCGTGGGCCTATCTACCAGGTAGGGGGGACTTCCTCCAGCTCCACTGAAACAAACTACCAGAGTTATCCTCTTACCGGCACGGCAGCCACGGCAGCCACCCCGTAGGAATGCAGGTGGCAGGCAGCTAGGTAGCTAGCTGGGTAGCTGGGTCCGTCCCGCTACAAGGAGCGTCTTGTCTTCCGCAGCGTCAGACAAACTTGGTGAAGAAGTCCCGTCGGGTTGCGTGAAAAAAACCTTGAACTGGTTTGTTCCACGGCAAGGCTGCGGCAGCACGGACTCGATCTCTACCTCGACCATCTTGCTCCGAAATACGCTCTGTTGCAAGTCAGCCTGGCCAATTTCTGCACACAACAAGCATAGCCGCGACAACCAACAATGGGCAAGAATACGGACAAACTCTACATCACCCACTCCGAGTGGTCGTCCTCGGACGCATACTCTGccagcgccggcgccaaTGTTAACGGACGCTCACGGCCAGGCTCGTTTCGCCGACTTCCCTTCAACTTTTGTGCTGCCAGCCTACAGCCGTTCAAGAACCCCGTATGTACTAAGGATGGAACCATTTTCGATGTCGAGGTCATCAGTTCCTGGCTGGACAAACACAACACCAATCCCGTGAACGGCGAGCCACTTGGCGCCAAAGACCTCATCAAACTCAACTTCGCCAGAAATGCGGGATCCGACTCGAGCAGCGCAGGCCTCAgcgacggccagggcgaTTTGATCGACCCTGTTACCTTCAAGGTCTTCACGGACAACACCCACATCGTAGCGGTTCGGCACGGAAGCTACGCAAACGTTTTTGCTTGGGAAACCGTTGAGCGAATGAACATCAAGGCAAAGAACTGGCGAGacctggtcgacgacgtggaGTTCACGAGAGCCGATATAATCACCCTGCAGGATCCCCAAAACGCCGCCAGCCGGGACTTGAGTCAGTTCAAGTTCTTAaaggatggcgaggaggcgATCCTTACcaaggagcaggaggaggatcGGAAGAACGGCAATGTCAACATCGACGCATTGGGTCGCATCGGTGACAAGGTTTTGAGGGCgaaggaggccgtcgagaaggctCGCAGGGAACGCGGGGAAGGTGGCGACATCAATCGCACGTCCGGCGCCGTTATCAGGTCAGGATCCGCGGCACATCGCAAGTCCATGATCATGGAGAAGAAAGTCCCATCCAATGCCGCCGTCTACACAACTGGCAGAGCGGCCGCCAGTTTCACCAGCACAGGACTCACGCCCGAGACGAGCGGTGAAAGAGCACTGCTGACGGATGAAGAGTACATGCTCAAGCCGAAGCGAGTCAAGATTAAGGGCTACGCCCGCATTGAGACGAACCTCGGCGACCTGAATATCGAGCTCTACCCAGAGTATGCGCCTCGTGCGGTGTGGAATTTCACGAGACTCGCGCAGAAGGGCTACTACAAAGGCGTCACCTTCCACAGGAACATCAGAAACTTCATGCTTCAAGGGGGCGACCCCTCGGGTACGGGCAAAGGTGGGACTAGTATTTGGGGAAAGAACTTCCAAGACGAGTTCGATGGACCCTTAACACACGATGCTCGAGGTATCATCAGCATGGCCAACAAGGGCAAGAACACCAACTCTAGCCAGTTTTTCATCATCTACCGGCCAACGAAGCACCTGGACAACAAACACACGGTATTTGGCAAGGTTGTCGGCGGTCTGGACGTGCTGTCAAAGATGGAAGATGTTCCTACCGACGGATCCGACCGCCCGCTCAACAAGATTGTGATGAAGGAAGTGGTAGTATACTTGGATCCTTTTGAGGAGTTTTTAAAGGAGAAGAGCGAGACGGATAAACTAGAAAAGACCAAGCAGGCGATTGCACTGAGTGGCGGTACAGAAGACGACAAGACAACATGGACCGGCAAGCGGATCCGAGCCGACGGGACGATAGACAACGGAAGCGCAGGCGCCGGTGTGGGCAGGTATCTCAAGTCGCAGGAGAAGCCCACCACGGCTACGGATGCAGATCTTGATACCTGGGAGGAAccggccaagaagaagaccaagCGTGGCGGCTTCGGTAACTTTGACAACTGGTGAAAGCTTCACGGCCGCGGATTGAAACCGATTGTCCCAAGATCACGAGTCCAAATTTGGAATAAAATGAATGATACCCCCTCCAGTTTTATTGTACAGTTCCAAAGGTCGCCACAGGCAGGACAGTCCCAAGGCGAAACGTTGACTGCTGCATGCAGATGACAACTTATCACC
The genomic region above belongs to Colletotrichum higginsianum IMI 349063 chromosome 2, whole genome shotgun sequence and contains:
- a CDS encoding Peptidyl-prolyl cis-trans isomerase-like 2; this encodes MGKNTDKLYITHSEWSSSDAYSASAGANVNGRSRPGSFRRLPFNFCAASLQPFKNPVCTKDGTIFDVEVISSWLDKHNTNPVNGEPLGAKDLIKLNFARNAGSDSSSAGLSDGQGDLIDPVTFKVFTDNTHIVAVRHGSYANVFAWETVERMNIKAKNWRDLVDDVEFTRADIITLQDPQNAASRDLSQFKFLKDGEEAILTKEQEEDRKNGNVNIDALGRIGDKVLRAKEAVEKARRERGEGGDINRTSGAVIRSGSAAHRKSMIMEKKVPSNAAVYTTGRAAASFTSTGLTPETSGERALLTDEEYMLKPKRVKIKGYARIETNLGDLNIELYPEYAPRAVWNFTRLAQKGYYKGVTFHRNIRNFMLQGGDPSGTGKGGTSIWGKNFQDEFDGPLTHDARGIISMANKGKNTNSSQFFIIYRPTKHLDNKHTVFGKVVGGLDVLSKMEDVPTDGSDRPLNKIVMKEVVVYLDPFEEFLKEKSETDKLEKTKQAIALSGGTEDDKTTWTGKRIRADGTIDNGSAGAGVGRYLKSQEKPTTATDADLDTWEEPAKKKTKRGGFGNFDNW